The following coding sequences lie in one Paroedura picta isolate Pp20150507F chromosome 10, Ppicta_v3.0, whole genome shotgun sequence genomic window:
- the CCNA2 gene encoding cyclin-A2 has translation MLASSAAHSDRENQENVPPGPKGAPHSAAAAAAAATRTVLGALRDNQLRLAQPQVPLCPVPWSTNDENYVAAPVGKVGSKQPAFTIHVDEPESPRPKKNGAPKKLSPNAEYLALEAAVASMGSRKPLTPIENPMDLGSGSPSIMDMSIVQEVEETVNVNHVPDYVDDIFKYLREMEVKCKPKVGYMKKQPDITNNMRAILVDWLVEVGEEYKLQNETLHLAVNYIDRFLSSMSVLRGKLQLVGTAAMLLASKFEEIYPPEVTEFVYITDDTYTKKQVLRMEHLVLKVLSFDLAAPTINQFLSQYFLHQPASSQVENLATYLGELSLIDADPFLKYLPSVTAAAAFHIANYTIAGRTWPESLVKVTGYTIESLQPCLLDLHKTYHRAAQHTQQSVREKYKALKYNAVSLIEPPEKLNL, from the exons ATGCTCGCGAGCTCCGCCGCCCACTCGGACCGGGAGAACCAGGAGAACGTCCCCCCGGGGCCCAAGGGCGCCCCCCactcggccgccgccgccgccgccgcggccacCCGGACGGTCCTGGGAGCTCTGCGGGACAACCAGCTCCGCTTGGCCCAGCCGCAG GTTCCGCTCTGCCCAGTCCCGTGGAGCACGAACGATGAGAACTACGTGGCCGCGCCCGTGGGCAAAGTGGGCAGCAAGCAGCCCGCGTTCACCATCCACGTCGATGAGCCCGAGAGCCCCAGACCGAAGAAGAATGGCGCTCCGAAAAAGCTCTCGCCAAACGCGGAGTACCTGGCCTTGGAGGCAGCTGTGGCTTCAATGGGCAGTAGGAAGCCTCTGACGCCTATAGAGAACCCAATGGATCTTGGCTCTG GATCCCCAAGTATAATGGACATGTCAATCGTCCAAGAAGTAGAAGAAACTGTAAATGTCAATCATGTACCTGACTATGTTGATGACATCTTTAAATATCTCAGGGAAatggag GTGAAATGCAAGCCCAAAGTGGGTTACATGAAGAAGCAGCCAGATATTACAAATAACATGCGAGCTATTCTTGTGGATTGGCTAGTGGAAGTTGGTGAAGAATACAAACTGCAAAATGAGACTCTGCACCTGGCTGTAAATTACATTGACAGGTTTCTTTCTTCTATGTCAGTGCTAAGAGGGAAGCTTCAGCTTGTAGGAACTGCAGCCATGCTGCTAGCATC AAAGTTTGAAGAAATCTACCCTCCTGAAGTGACAGAATTTGTTTACATCACAGATGACACTTATACAAAGAAACAAGTCCTAAGGATGGAGCACttagttttaaaagttttgtCGTTTGACTTGGCAGCACCAACTATAAACCAGTTCCTTTCTCAGTATTTCTTACACCAGCCAGCTAGTTCCCAAGTGGAAAACCTGGCAACG tATTTGGGAGAGCTAAGCCTAATCGATGCTGACCCATTCCTGAAGTACTTGCCATCAGTTACTGCTGCTGCAGCATTTCATATAGCAAACTACACAATCGCTGGGAGAACTTGG CCTGAATCTCTTGTTAAAGTAACAGGATACACAATAGAAAGTCTTCAGCCTTGTCTCTTGGACCTTCACAAGACCTACCACAGAGCAGCACAGCATACACAGCAGTCCGTACGAGAAAAATACAAGGCCTTAAA GTACAATGCTGTATCATTGATTGAACCACCAGAGAAACTAAACTTATAA
- the EXOSC9 gene encoding exosome complex component RRP45 isoform X1 encodes MKETPLSNCEKRFLLRAIEERKRLDGRQCYDYRNIRISFGTDYGCCIVELGKTRVLGQVSCELVPPKPNRATEGILFFNLELSPMASPAFEPGRQSELLVKLNRLLEKCLRNSKCIDTESLCVVAGEKVWQIRVDLHLLNHSGNIIDAASIAAIVALCHFRRPDVSVQGEEVTLYTPEERDPVPLSIHHMPICVSFAFFQQGTYLLVDPSEQEERVMDGLLVIAMNKHREICTIQSSGGIMLLKDQVLMCSKITGVKVAEITELIQKALANDQKVRKEGGKFGFAESIPNQRITAFKIEQAPVNTDDVQEQAEEIIAKASPPSETLANPVLWAPGTAQIGEGVENSWGDFEESEKEEEEVAEEKSPTTEDQTMETGDTSFGTKPKKDETIVLSDSEEEDIIILEPEGAQKNRAETSSKQDIASKKTGSKKKRKSNSQKKH; translated from the exons ATGAAGGAGACGCCGCTGTCCAACTGCGAGAAGCGCTTCTTGCTGCGCGCCATCGAGGAGAGGAAG CGTCTGGATGGGCGCCAGTGCTATGACTACAGAAACATCCGCATTTCCTTCGGTACGGACTACGGCTGCTGCATTGTGGAGCTTGGGAAGACTCG AGTTCTTGGACAAGTCTCATGTGAACTTGTCCCTCCCAAACCAAATCGTGCAACAGAGGGTATACTTTTCTTTAATCTCGAGCTCTCTCCTATGGCATCACCTGCTTTTGAGCCTGGCAG gCAGTCGGAGCTTCTTGTGAAACTGAATCGACTATTAGAAAAATGCTTAAGGAATTCCAAGTGCATAGATACGGAATCTCTCTGTGTTGTAGCTGGTGAAAAG GTTTGGCAAATTCGCGTGGACTTGCATTTATTGAATCACAGTGGAAATATTATTGATGCAGCAAGCATAGCAGCAATAGTGGCATTGTGCCATTTTCGGCGGCCAGATGTGTCTGTGCAAGGAGAAGAAGTAACACTG TATACTCCTGAAGAAAGGGATCCTGTCCCACTGAGTATCCACCACATGCCTATCTGTGTAAgctttgctttcttccagcaggG aaccTACTTATTAGTGGATCCCAGTGAACAAGAGGAACGTGTGATGGATGGTCTCCTTGTGATTGCCATGAATAAGCACCGTGAGATATGTACAATTCAGTCCAGTGGTGGGATTATGCTGTTAAAAGATCAG GTTCTGATGTGCAGTAAAATAACAGGGGTTAAAGTTGCAGAAATCACAGAGCTAATTCAGAAAGCCTTGGCAAATGATCAGAAAGTTAG gaaagaaggagggaaatTTGGATTTGCAGAATCTATTCCAAACCAAAGGATAACTGCCTTTAAGATAGAACAAGCCCCAGTCAACACTGATGATGTACAAGAGCAAGCTGAAGAAATTATTGCCAAAGCATCCCCTCCTTCCGAAAC TTTGGCCAACCCAGTATTATGGGCACCTGGCACTGCTCAGATTGGTGAAGGAGTTGAAAATTCTTGGGGAGATTTTGAGGAATctgaaaaagaggaggaagaagttgCTGAAGAAAAATCTCCAACAACGGAAGACCAAACTATGGAAACAGGAGATACTAGCTTTGGAACCAAACCCAAAAAAG ATGAGACAATCGTGTTATCAGACAGTGAAGAGGAAGACATTATCATTCTAGAGCCAGAAGGGGCACAAAAGAACAG AGCAGAGACCTCGTCCAAACAGGACATCGCAAGTAAGAAAACGGGTAGCAAAAAGAAGCGAAAGAGTAATTCACAAAAAAAGCATTAA
- the EXOSC9 gene encoding exosome complex component RRP45 isoform X2, with protein sequence MASPAFEPGRQSELLVKLNRLLEKCLRNSKCIDTESLCVVAGEKVWQIRVDLHLLNHSGNIIDAASIAAIVALCHFRRPDVSVQGEEVTLYTPEERDPVPLSIHHMPICVSFAFFQQGTYLLVDPSEQEERVMDGLLVIAMNKHREICTIQSSGGIMLLKDQVLMCSKITGVKVAEITELIQKALANDQKVRKEGGKFGFAESIPNQRITAFKIEQAPVNTDDVQEQAEEIIAKASPPSETLANPVLWAPGTAQIGEGVENSWGDFEESEKEEEEVAEEKSPTTEDQTMETGDTSFGTKPKKDETIVLSDSEEEDIIILEPEGAQKNRAETSSKQDIASKKTGSKKKRKSNSQKKH encoded by the exons ATGGCATCACCTGCTTTTGAGCCTGGCAG gCAGTCGGAGCTTCTTGTGAAACTGAATCGACTATTAGAAAAATGCTTAAGGAATTCCAAGTGCATAGATACGGAATCTCTCTGTGTTGTAGCTGGTGAAAAG GTTTGGCAAATTCGCGTGGACTTGCATTTATTGAATCACAGTGGAAATATTATTGATGCAGCAAGCATAGCAGCAATAGTGGCATTGTGCCATTTTCGGCGGCCAGATGTGTCTGTGCAAGGAGAAGAAGTAACACTG TATACTCCTGAAGAAAGGGATCCTGTCCCACTGAGTATCCACCACATGCCTATCTGTGTAAgctttgctttcttccagcaggG aaccTACTTATTAGTGGATCCCAGTGAACAAGAGGAACGTGTGATGGATGGTCTCCTTGTGATTGCCATGAATAAGCACCGTGAGATATGTACAATTCAGTCCAGTGGTGGGATTATGCTGTTAAAAGATCAG GTTCTGATGTGCAGTAAAATAACAGGGGTTAAAGTTGCAGAAATCACAGAGCTAATTCAGAAAGCCTTGGCAAATGATCAGAAAGTTAG gaaagaaggagggaaatTTGGATTTGCAGAATCTATTCCAAACCAAAGGATAACTGCCTTTAAGATAGAACAAGCCCCAGTCAACACTGATGATGTACAAGAGCAAGCTGAAGAAATTATTGCCAAAGCATCCCCTCCTTCCGAAAC TTTGGCCAACCCAGTATTATGGGCACCTGGCACTGCTCAGATTGGTGAAGGAGTTGAAAATTCTTGGGGAGATTTTGAGGAATctgaaaaagaggaggaagaagttgCTGAAGAAAAATCTCCAACAACGGAAGACCAAACTATGGAAACAGGAGATACTAGCTTTGGAACCAAACCCAAAAAAG ATGAGACAATCGTGTTATCAGACAGTGAAGAGGAAGACATTATCATTCTAGAGCCAGAAGGGGCACAAAAGAACAG AGCAGAGACCTCGTCCAAACAGGACATCGCAAGTAAGAAAACGGGTAGCAAAAAGAAGCGAAAGAGTAATTCACAAAAAAAGCATTAA
- the SMIM43 gene encoding small integral membrane protein 43 has protein sequence MPGARGTEGALPSAGQPGAGARSSNSGSSSSSSMEWEFNLLVYLALFFLLLFLLFLLLFGVIKQLKNSVASTGALQPGRHSLREPWGFCREQTL, from the coding sequence ATGCCGGGCGCACGGGGCACTGAGGGAGCGCTCCCCTCCGCGGGGCAGCCTGGCGCCGGCGCCCGCAGCAGcaacagcggcagcagcagcagcagcagcatggagTGGGAATTCAACTTGCTGGTCTACCTGGcgctcttcttcctcttgctcTTCCTGCTCTTCCTGCTGCTCTTCGGAGTCATCAAGCAGCTGAAGAACTCCGTGGCCAGCACGGGCGCTCTGCAGCCGGGCCGCCACTCCCTGCGGGAGCCCTGGGGCTTCTGCCGCGAGCAAACCCTGTGA